The following is a genomic window from Bombus pyrosoma isolate SC7728 linkage group LG5, ASM1482585v1, whole genome shotgun sequence.
TACTTCTTGTATTCTTCttatatctttgtatattttgcgAATACTTCACGTTAACAAATTTCACCCGTTCCACATTTTACTTGATAAACAATTAAgtgaaaatgattttcaaaaaCGTGAATGGGGCTTACGAAAACTACAAGGCGATGAAATGTTCTtgagtaaaattttgtttacagaTGAGACCACATTTACAAACCACAAAGGAGTTAACTATCACAACATGCACTACTGATCAGTTGATAATCCACGATGCCTGAAAAAAGTGGACAAACAGAGATCTTGATCTATAAACGTCTGGTACGACCTTTttcatagtaaaataattggttcatattttattgatgGCACGCTAAATAGTCGTAAATATGAGAGAATTTCAGAAAACGTTTTGCCAGAATTGTTAAAAGACATTTCACTGTATATATGACAATTCATGTGGTTCCAATAAGGCGGATGTTCTGCTTACTCAGCATGAAATGTTATAGAATTTCCGAACAGAAAATTTGGAGATCGTTGGATTAGTCAATCAGAAAGTAACAAATGGCTGGCAAGACCTGACACCTCTAGATCTTTATTTCTGGAgaaaattaaaggaagaaGTGTGCCATAAAAAACCAACAATCAAACTTGGGATGCAAGAACATATAAAAAGAACCTGCTCTATAATagatacaaatgaaatttgtcaGGCAGTACCATCAGTATTACAATGTTTTAGGCTATGTATCCATGATCAATTGTCATTTTAAACACTTGTACTAGCattaagtatgtatataacatGTGGCATGTAAATCAGTGAAGTATTCGAAGAGTGCTCTGAGACAATCTATTTTCTATTGCAGTTGACCTTGGGTAACCTTGAATGACCTTCATAATACTCTaccaaattataaataaggaACCATACCACTGCATTTAAAAAAACAGAGTTGATCTTCATATCTCCTTGATGCCTCCACCTATAGAAAAATTAGTACTATCAGATTATGAGCCTCTTGATACCAAGTTCAGCTTAAtgcattttcttctatcttcgCAAACAAGCAAGTTATTCAGGTGACCTGCTTATAAATGCCCCACTCTgtataataagataatatcAATCACAAAAGAAACGTAACttgttaaaattgaatttcattcaaaACTTACATATTGACATTCAAATGGTTTTTCTCCTGTATGTACACGTCTATGTTTCTTTAATGCAagagaagatagaaaagaCTTTGGGCATAAATCGCATTGAACTGGTCGTTCTCCTGTATGTACACGTTCGTGAATTAACAATTGTTGGTTAGTAAAAAATTCCTTAGGACAATATCTACAAGGCTTTTTTTGTCTTTGAGGAGTTCCAGCATGAGTTCGTAAATGTTCACGTAAATTATCCTTCCGTGTGAAAATTTTTTGGCAAACCTATTAACATATACAATTAGCCTCGAACTTTGTTttgctaattaaatattatatataaaacttacTTGACAACTATAtgtattaagaatatttccaTGACATCCAGATTGCATTATATGACGATTTAAATGATACATTCGTGAAAAATAAGTATCGCAAGGCTCACatctaaaacattttaaattatactatttaatgaaatattcgtcCTAATAGTAAATGCACAGTTAcctgaaaatttttttatcagcatgagtagtataacgatgtttGTTTAGTGACTTTTTATCACGAAATGATTGTCCACAATCTTTGCAGGTACACGAATCACACTGCCAATGAATTACCACAATGTGTCTTTCTAAGgatgatttctttttaaatgataGGTTACAGTGTTGACATTTAAATTCACCACCACTGTGCGCAGTGCTTAAATCTTCAGCACAGCAATGACATTGTGTATCAGGTACAGGTATAATTATTGGcttatcattataatttttttgattATTGGAACTGTCATCTGAAATGATCATTTTCCTTGTCTagttttttctttgaaatatgt
Proteins encoded in this region:
- the LOC122567301 gene encoding uncharacterized protein LOC122567301 translates to MPEKSGQTEILIYKRLNFRTENLEIVGLVNQKVTNGWQDLTPLDLYFWRKLKEEVCHKKPTIKLGMQEHIKRTCSIIDTNEICQAVPSVLQCFRLCIHDQLSF